Proteins from one Tetrapisispora phaffii CBS 4417 chromosome 8, complete genome genomic window:
- the ROT1 gene encoding Rot1p (similar to Saccharomyces cerevisiae ROT1 (YMR200W); ancestral locus Anc_6.294) has product MFAVIWVTCLLQCLLMNSIGVVADDSVPDYSGDTLHGTWSSKSNQVFTGPGFYDPVDELLIEPSLPGISISFTEDGFYEEAWYRVAGNAKDPRCPTAVLIFQHGKYEVLTNGTLKLYPFEVDGRQLLSDPCNDGGVSAYTRYSQVGTYLSFYTVLDDYHGVFKLQLFEFDGTPLQPLYLAYRPPIMLPTITLNPTASGSEDSSSDETSSAVAKRSLRSLVKRNLENRYKTNAVKKQRSIFNSSTVWYACMTVICICSAAFIFS; this is encoded by the coding sequence atgtttgCGGTCATTTGGGTAACGTGTTTATTGCAATGTCTGCTTATGAACAGCATCGGTGTTGTGGCTGACGATAGTGTTCCTGACTATTCTGGAGATACTTTGCATGGTACTTGGTCTTCAAAATCAAACCAGGTTTTCACTGGTCCGGGTTTTTATGATCCCGTTGATGAATTGTTAATAGAACCATCTTTACCAGGTATTTCCATTTCCTTTACTGAAGATGGTTTCTACGAAGAGGCATGGTACAGAGTCGCTGGTAATGCAAAGGATCCCCGTTGTCCTACTGCAGTTCTGATTTTCCAACATGGTAAATATGAGGTCTTAACAAACGGTacattgaaattatatCCTTTTGAGGTTGATGGAAGACAGTTATTAAGTGATCCATGTAACGACGGTGGCGTCTCTGCGTACACTAGATACAGTCAAGTTGGTACATACTTGTCATTTTACACAGTTTTAGATGATTACCATGGTGTTTTCAAATTACAACTGTTCGAATTCGACGGTACTCCATTGCAACCTCTATATTTGGCATACAGACCACCTATCATGTTACCAACCATTACATTGAATCCAACTGCCTCTGGTTCTGAAGATTCCTCATCCGATGAAACTAGTTCTGCCGTAGCGAAGAGGTCCTTGAGATCTTTAgtgaaaagaaatttagAAAACAGATACAAGACAAATGCAGTCAAGAAACAACGTAGTATCTTTAACTCAAGCACTGTTTGGTATGCATGTATGACAGTGATCTGTATTTGTTCTGCTGCATTCATCTTTTCATAA
- the BBP1 gene encoding Bbp1p (similar to Saccharomyces cerevisiae BBP1 (YPL255W); ancestral locus Anc_6.291) gives MNADIITNDINPKDHGGITGLFKWTKDALFGSSVSPTRKYKEFAQDDTNYKYQRFNNIYHENNDECTVEHGRSRSSSWTGGSNQAFYDKYDLLRDPLVNDDKYRKNKVRFSHQRYQTGMDESTHEGNYVNVKNMQQDLDYIMDPERRLKIEKLLAPVEIHPNSMSNAGYNDNTDTFANKTNGFRKTSTLYDDVKVPTQDPAFLSALFRKTVGNESERFDRSQAPNISRSESPQVLPGKFTSPLKNNGNKNLIKDHTSDYLSLLDKLDKNSRDLELMYKDILGRKEENKKREESYKMKYMEIKNELNNEKLQSKKIFDNFYKLHSKYDELKKISNKAIELSYNSPKVDDKLVAQVMDKDREISNLNDKIVELEITNKKLREKNEIDKMKYISKLDELETLFNKQRQLKGKEYFEKEFLEDKFKHSDYEKAKYLADQDLKLDDIFNRNPDLSSIENRYSPDHNYKYSKYKEINVDSDYL, from the coding sequence ATGAATGCAGATATTATCACAAATGATATAAATCCCAAAGATCATGGTGGGATAACTGGTCTGTTTAAATGGACAAAAGATGCATTATTTGGTTCAAGTGTTTCACCTACGAGGAAATACAAAGAATTTGCACAGGATGACACGAATTATAAGTATCAGAggtttaataatatatatcatgaaaataatgatgagTGCACGGTCGAACATGGCAGGTCTCGATCTTCTTCATGGACAGGTGGCTCAAACCAGGCATTTTATGATAAGTATGACCTGCTACGGGATCCATTGGTGAACGATGATAAATACAGAAAGAATAAAGTCAGATTTTCTCATCAAAGATATCAAACTGGCATGGATGAAAGTACACATGAAGGTAACTATGTCAACGTGAAGAATATGCAACAGGATTTGGATTATATTATGGATCCAGAAAGAAGACTAAAAATAGAGAAATTGTTAGCTCCCGTGGAAATTCATCCAAATAGCATGTCGAATGCCGGATACAATGACAACACTGATACTTTTGCGAATAAAACGAATGGTTTCAGGAAAACATCAACGCTTTATGACGATGTAAAGGTTCCAACTCAAGACCCGGCATTCTTATCTGCACTTTTTAGGAAAACAGTAGGCAATGAATCCGAACGTTTTGATCGCAGCCAAGCTCCGAATATTTCGAGATCTGAGAGTCCTCAAGTGTTGCCAGGTAAGTTCACGTCTCCATTGAAgaataatggtaataagAATCTAATTAAAGATCATACATCAGATTATCTATCACTTTTGGATAAACTTGATAAAAATAGTAGGGATCTTGAATTGATGTACAAGGATATATTAGGTCgcaaagaagaaaacaagAAACGGGAAGAAAGttataaaatgaaatatatggaaattaaaaatgaattgaacAATGAAAAACTACAGTCCAAAAAGATATTTGATAACTTCTACAAATTGCATAGCAAATatgatgaattaaaaaaaataagcAACAAAGCCATCGAATTAAGTTACAACTCACCAAAAGTTGATGATAAACTTGTTGCTCAAGTTATGGATAAGGACAGGGAAATaagtaatttaaatgataaaatagtagaattagaaattacaaataagaaactaagagaaaaaaatgaaattgataaaatgaaatatatttcgaaacttgatgaattagaaacattattcaataaacAACGTCAACTTAAGGGGAAAGAATATTTCGAAAAAGAGTTTTTAGAAGATAAATTCAAGCATTCAGATTATGAGAAAGCCAAATATCTAGCAGATCAAGATCTGAAGCtagatgatatttttaacagAAACCCAGACTTAAgttcaattgaaaacagATACTCTCCAGACCACAACTAtaaatattccaaatatAAGGAAATAAACGTTGATTCTGATTACCTGTGA
- the TPHA0H02090 gene encoding uncharacterized protein (ancestral locus Anc_6.292): MTKITQSVVAMDSIDKNVPVLWQDDEFVIRYNVAKSVHKLVLSMNKSASDCNNQSSLRGDDVLLKWTHTCLSIDPQSFILKKTDQVSRIQLVWCHGNVVYCDSLTIDSQNIVGFETEPLITVDFDVSAYYVIWNHGLVLLYEKLSSILHVFDTGYNKKIGEIAMYSTDLHDTPMRSYVLYSRNHDLFSVVVFEYDSSIKKTIHYLNTYSLPNFNLKHYSRLPEGYIDYVILQPQPSTIRTCNTLNNEIITICSYCNILQKITIQWFSFTNETNTKPWFETTIRDYSFNMGATIKDHTVSLLLSNSNATGKQLFRATFDPFSLSQEWEINQINN; the protein is encoded by the coding sequence ATGACGAAGATCACTCAAAGTGTGGTGGCTATGgattcaattgataaaaacGTTCCAGTTCTTTGGCAAGATGATGAGTTCGTTATAAGGTACAATGTTGCAAAGAGTGTGCATAAACTAGTCTTGTCGATGAACAAGAGTGCTTCCGATTGCAATAACCAATCAAGTTTGAGAGGAGATGATGTACTATTGAAATGGACACATACCTGTCTTTCCATCGATCCTCAATCGTTCATACTGAAGAAGACAGACCAAGTTTCTAGGATACAATTGGTATGGTGTCATGGAAACGTTGTATATTGCGATTCCTTGACTATTGATTCTCAAAATATTGTTGGTTTTGAGACTGAGCCTCTAATTACTGTTGATTTTGATGTATCGGCTTACTATGTGATATGGAACCATGGCTTAGTGTTGTTGTATGAAAAACTGTCTTCGATTCTACATGTCTTTGACACTGGATATAACAAGAAGATTGGAGAAATAGCGATGTATTCAACAGATCTCCATGATACTCCAATGCGAAGTTACGTTCTCTACAGTAGAAATCACGATTTATTTAGCGTTGTAGTTTTCGAATACGATTCTTCAATCAAGAAAACTATTCACTATTTGAACACTTATAGCCTGCCGAATTTCAATCTGAAGCATTACTCGAGATTACCAGAAGGTTACATCGATTATGTAATATTACAACCACAACCATCAACCATCAGAACGTGCAACACACTCaacaatgaaataataacaatatgTTCATATTGCAATATATTgcaaaaaataacaatcCAATGGTTCTCCTTCACAAATGAAACAAACACCAAACCATGGTTTGAGACCACCATACGGGACTACAGCTTTAACATGGGAGCCACCATTAAAGACCATACTGTCAGCTTACTGTTGTCAAATAGCAACGCAACGGGCAAGCAACTATTTCGAGCAACCTTTGACCCATTTTCATTATCGCAAGAATGGGAAATCAACCAAATAAATAACTAG